TAAATTAAATTCTCTCTTCCCACAAATACCAAACAAACCCCACCGAAACAACAGAGCAAGAGATCAACACGCAATTGAATCCATCTACTATATaaaacacacatacacacacttACAAAAACACATTCCAACTTCAAATTTTCTCCAtacaaaaaaaacaaactaaattagttgttaattttctttgaaaatgaaaattttgattttcctaatgatgtttctAGCTATAGTGCTAGTAACAAATGGGAATAATAATCTAGTAGAAACAACATGTAAGAACACACCAAATTATGAGTTATGTGTGAAAACTTTGGTTTCAGACAAAAGAAGTGGAACAGCAAGGGATATAACAACATTAGCATTAATAATGGTGGATGCTATTAAATCTAAAGCTAATCAAGCTGCTAATACTATTTCAAAACTTAGGCATTCTAATCCTCCTGCTGCTTGGAAAGATCCTTTGAAGAATTGTGCCTTTTCGTATAAGGTAAGTTCTCggttcaatttgtttgtctcatttttttaataaaatttttgaCTCAGCATAAGGAGTTACGTTTGTTTTTcctgttttaatttgtttgtataatttttttagtaaaaatTTGGACTCTATTTATGTTTCTCTTACTTTCTTAGTGAAAATTTACTCTCAATATCTAACTAAAAGATACTtcaattttaaactttttagtttttatttgatgacaatattttatatatatatatatatgtgaaaatTTCATGACTTGGTTCAGTAGTATAAGTATTAAAAGTCTTTCTTTCGTTTTTAAAAAGTTTATGTTTAATTAAATTATGCTATTTAAATTGAAACGaaactttttacttttttcgCTTCAACTTAGGTGACataatttgagttttttaaaaaaacttttgaaactttgaTCTTAAACATACTATTTCCCTTAAGTAATACacttttcttacttttttggTCCATTTCAAAAAAAGTTGTCGAATTTCTATAATTAAaagtaattaaattaaattttctttttattgaatttaaataaAGTGTGAATTAAGAAGGAAAATTGGAGaatcaaattaagaaaaaaataaaaaatcatttctCTCTTATGTAACCTTTCAGCTTTTAAAAGGTTAAAAGTATTCATTTAGCTCTTAAAGCTTAAAAGAAGCGCCCGTCGCTCCGCTGTCCCTACTTCAGTAAATGAGTAAATGACGTGATTGATcaattttcttaattaattaattcgcATAACagaattaactaattaaaattcccgaaattaaattaaatttaaatttgcgGAACTATGAaatgaaattaaatttaaatttgcgGAACTTTTTCAAAAAGGATCTGAAATCGAGAGAATATCACatgttgaattttttattatcattaaGGTAAAATGAAAAGTATAAGgttgatcatttttttaaatataaaaatgcatacatctttcttttaattaatgACTTAATATTACATAAACTGAAACTGAGAGGGAATATTACATGTTTGAATGTTTTTATTATATGGTTCCAAAACAGGTAATTTTAACAGCAAGCATGCCAGAAGCCATAGAAGCATTGACAAAAGGTGATCCAAAATTTGCAGAAGATGGAATGGTAGGTTCTTCTGGTGATGCCCAAGAATGTGAAGAATATTTCAAAGCTACAACTACTAAATATTTACCACTTTCTAAATTAAATATAGTTGTTCATGAACTTTCTGATATTGGTAGAGCTATTGTAAGAAATTTATTGTGAAATGTCATGTGTTATTATGTGTCTTACACtttttcattttcataaattagtGACATGTGTAATGGAACCCCTCTTAATTATAAGgaaaaaaatgtatcatgaatatTTATACAAGTGTAACACTCTTATCTAATATCCAATATACGTTGTCCCCCTTCTAGATAAGTTTCTACTACTATAACTTTAATactcgttttaatttatttatctgattttgaattgatatagaattattattttttttaaaaaaattataattttaaattaaaaatatgtaaaatgtcttttaatcttATGATTTTAACATGTCATGTGCATGAAAAGTTAGAGTTAAAAAAGTtatcagatttttttttattctttaaacagattgaaaagaaaagtaagacaaacaaattgaaaagtAGAGAATtgttatgtattttattaattttatggtTTTAATTATGGCTTGAGAAATTATGTACGCGAGCTATGCGTGAGATTTATAGAAGGATCAAACATCTAGGGTTTGTTGTACGCTATCTTATCCTATATTTCTTTAAGAGACTGTTTCTATTATAGAAGGATCAGACATCTAGAGAATTTGTTGTACGCTATCTTATCCTATATTTCTATAAGAGACTGTTTCTACATCTCGAACTCGAGATCGACTAGTCAAGTCTGAAATTGAATCTAAATGGTGAGGAATATATTTTTCGTGATTTCATATGCTATTGTTTTTTCGTTTATGAAGtttcatgaaaatgatattattttatttttattttattttagcgCGTGTATTTGATAAATTTAAATGTGTAAGTCTAATTatccatttatcatatcataattcataaacatatttttaaaatatattttacaacacgaaaaaagaattaaaaaatgaaaaagtgaattaaaaaaatatatttggaaaGACAATTCCTAAGACTTaactatataaataataatattttttttaatataacatATATGAACATTTTTATTACGTATATAGACGTTTTaaagaatcataaaaattaattataattccTAATTTGATGCTAGAAAAAATCATCTATTTATCCTAATTTAAGAGATTCTCTTCAATCATTAAACAAAATACCTTAAAAAGAATATCAAATCTTTCTAAACTAAATTTCTATTtgtaatatatgtatatatatggcaaaattagattatttttatattttcttatataaatTAATGAATAAATATTCATGGtagatatttattattttgaaagtgttatttttaataaaaaatcattacatataatttattttgttgtAATATACGCTGGTACAAGATTTTATAACTATAATatataagatatttttatggtatactatttataaaaaatagattattattattattatatcttTGATATAAATTTGTGGGATAAATATACCTATTTCGGCTTGAATGGAAAATACTGGAcaggaaaggaaaataaaatgtCCAGCCTTTCAAGCCCTACTAAGTAAAGGGGTATCAATTATTATATCGGGAgtactttaaattattattttttactaattatgaatatataatcctaatatatatatatggtataacttttttatatctaaaatatatcatatactttgatggtataaatataatttgtagCAACGTGAGATTACTATTGTTATATATTTTACATAAATTTATGGGATATTTTATTAATGCTGTAAATTTATTACTCTATATTGAAAGTATCTTTTGTACAAAAGAAAGTttactaaatatatatttatagtatATGTATGATATAAACTTTTGTATTTAAGGAATACATATATCTATTTATGGTATATATATTAATGATTAATTCTTATGTATATTAGAATCTGATATTTGATGAGTTAATATTTTATATgccataatatttttttttcctaattaatattttgacGAAATTCATTTTCAATGCatccaaattcaattcaatccgTCCGTTTGCCATCTCTACACTATATAAAACACACACACAGTAATACAAAACACCCTCCAACTTCAATTTTCTCCATACAAAAAATAATCCACTTTTagttcctaatttttttttaaaatgaaatttttgattttcctaatgatgtttctTGCTTTAGTTCTAGTAACAAATGGGAATAATAATAATCTGGTAGAATCAACATGCAAGAACACACCAAATTATGAGTTGTGTTTGAAAACTTTGTCTTCAGACAAAAGAAGTGAAACAGCAGGGGATGTAACAACATTAGCACTAATTATGGTGGATGCTATTAAATCTAAAGCTAATCAAGCTGCTAATACTATTTCAAAACTTAGGCAGTCTAATCCTCCTCTTGCTTGGAAAGATCCCTTAAAGAAATGTGCATTTTCATACAAGGTAACGTCACGTTTCAATTTATCtgttttacttttattttttcgaTTCGTTTAACAATGTGtgtctcttttcctttttaacattacttttctttttagtttgtttGAAACATGTTCTTTTAATTTCCTTGTTGGAAActcattaatttcaattttctacGTGACACATAGCTAAGACCAGTGGTGGAGCCACCTTGTAGTTAgagggttcatccgaacctcTTTCGGcataaaattatactatttatatatggttaaaataattattttatgtatatatagtagatgtcgaacctcCTTCGACTAGTTCGTGCATCTActtcttcagattttgaacctgTTGGTCAAAATCCTGACTCCGCCACTGGCTAAGACTAGCTACAAGGTTGAAGAACAAATCTATTTTATTACATTTaaacttcattttttttcttgaatatcACATATTGAATTTTATTATATGGTTCCAAAACAGGTAATTTTAACAGTAAGCATGCCAGAAGCCATAGAAGCATTGACAAAAGGTAATCCAAAATTTGCAGAAGATGCAATGGTAGGTTCTTCTGGTGATGCACAAGAATGTGAAGAATATTTCAAAGCTACAACTACTAAATATTTACCACTTTCTAAATTAAATATAGTTGTTCATGAACTTTCTGATGTTGGTAGAGCTATTGTAAGAAATTTATTGTGAAATGTCATGTCATGTTATGTTATGTGTGTTCTTCACAAAATTAGTGACATGTGTAATAAACCcatcttaattattattattattattattataataataaactaGTTGTGAAAAATTCGTGGTATATACTAGTTCAATATTTgttcataaatttattttaagtggtgttaattaaataattttacatttttgctctaaataaattatatatatcaaattatctcattcttttttctTGCAAATCTAATATGAAGATGCTCATAATTAGAATGTCCATAGTTAAAGTATTTTTCGTTATTGACCGTTGATTTTTTTCAATCAAAGTAGttacaaaatttatataaatattatcaatATTTAAAGTAATAAAGTTAtaattaaaagatatgaatTTAGAATTAAAGGGCATAGTTAAAATGGATCCCATAATTTTGTAAAATTGTGcactaaataaattaaaataaaccaaaaaaatgttttttttaattttactaaAATATCCTTGTTGAAGCAAGCATATCGACGAAACCTTCCTGCTTCGGCCTTAACTCTCgcttaaataataaataaataaaataagagaaaatgtGTCATGAATATTGGTACAAGTGTCACACGCTTATCCAATATGTTTGTCCCCTTATAAATAAATCTCTACTACTATAACTTtaatattttctccattttaatttatttatttgattttgatttgacacaaaaatttaaaaagtaagAATTGTTTTTGAATTTCTTAGTCTTAGATTAAAAAATTTCCATCTCAATTTATGTAGTACCCCTTTTTTTTCAAGGATGTTTTCGTTTATTGATTTTCgaatgaattatttatatatattaaattaatttttgatacAAATACTCAATGACATGCAATTTTATGCTTTAGATTTATTGTAAATATAATTGATTGGTGatgtttttttcttgaaaatgaaaTGACAAAAATGAATAGTTGAACGTGTCACCATCTAATTCGTCCTTCTAATTCAGCCTCATCATCTAATAGATCAGGTTCAACaaaaaactttttaaattatttatattatttgtttAGATTAGCATtaagtaaaagaagaaaatcaGCATTTAGCATTGTTAAAACAATTATAGAGAGCAGcactaaataaaatatcatattatacaaaaaggaaaaaaggaacAAAGGAAAATCTCTACATAACTTCTGATACAAGCTATGTTATAGACTTTTCGAAAATATGATTAGATGTAAGTCCGATCCTTTGAAAGCTATTCATTTTTTTGAGTATTCAACATGAATGTGACAATATTTTTTGAGAGTTCGAGCAAAACATATGTCTGAATGGATTTTTTAAAGAGTGATGTAAGCTCTATGAAAAACACTTCTTTTGTGGAACTTCCATGCAGAAAGTGAATTCAGAGGAGTTCCTTTCCATCCAATCgcgataaaattttcattcatttCAAGCGTGAAAGAGTTTCCACTACTAAATTTTTCTACCACCATTTTTGCTTGGTACAATGATGAGTTGCTCATTTTCATCTCCTCCATTCCAAATCGCTTGAAATACTTCCTCCATAACTCAATCGTTACGTGCCTAATAGTCCTTTCCTCCCCCTCAACCGCGACAATGTTCCTTATGCCATGCCACATTACCTCTGATTCCATAGTCGTCCTAGTTgattcattattttcatacaatcctcgaacaaatcaaagAAAGCACCATGATAGAATAGAGCTTCAATAAAACGGTTAATAAAAACAGGAGAGTTAAGATTTGCCTCGACCTCTGCAACGATCATTATATGAGGATTCAAACCTTTGATAAATCCCATCAAGAAATCAAGCCTATCTTGTTGTGTTAACATGTTGGAGAGTAGATATTGTGAGTAAACAACAATGGCTTCCTCAGGATCGATATCAAAATGAGATCCAGGATATCTTCCACCATAACAATCTTGAATGAAAACGAAAAATGGAAGGACTCAGCAAAACTCACTAATCGTTTACCAGTCTCCTCGACGTTAGTCCTGGACTGAACACCTAAAAATGCAGTTATCTTAAGATACTCCAGAGGATTTTCAGCATTATGTTGATGAGTTACGAGTGCTTGCATTAGGATAGTCCATTGCATTCCCATTTTGATCTGGAGATCCATTATATGAatcttttttgagttttctaCGTTTTCTACTATAGCTTGAATTCCAACAAATTTTACCACTTGACAGAGAGGCATGTCCTGAACTGCAATCGTGCACGCGTTTATGCTCCTTAACGACTCCTGAAAATTTTGCATTCCATGTATCCCTAAACCTTTCGTGCAATATTTCCCTGTTTCCCTATCGATTCATTCACGTAGAGCTTGAGAGAAATAGTACACCAATCTCTCAACAGGGTTCCCTGTTTTGGAATTCAACTTATCACATTCATTTAAAAGGTTAATCGCGCGATCAAACAACTTCTCCCCGATATTCTCTGCAGAAGCAAGAAGACGTTCAACGAGCATTATGCTTCTAGACACTTCCTCTGGAACGTCAAGCAATGAGTTAGCAACTGGATGATCAAATTCAGTGGATTGAATGAACTTTTGTCCACCTAATCGAAGAATTTCCTCTGTGGATAATTTACAAACAATTGGTGTGCATTCATTTTCACTAGTTTGAACAACATCAATCTTTTGCCCCTTTAATTTCCTGAATCCATTTCCAAAGTCTTTTAGTATGTTGAGTGAAGAATGCAATAAATCTTGTTCATTTTGTTCTTGCATGCTActtgttttttcttcttattcgtCTTCAATTTTTAGATTACTATATGTAGGAtacgattttttatttttttaatattctaTAAATTATGGAAACTTTGGTATCATCCATAATCGATGTTTTCAATTTCAAGCAAAGGCAAATCAAGCAGTACTAATTTCGATGAtactgcgcatagcgggagcttaagtgcaccgggctgccctttttagtAGATGTTATCATTGGTTCATGTGTACAGAATTGTACTAATTCATAAGCTATATTTATGTAAGAGGTTGTTTCGTCTCTACAATTAAAAAGGACACTAAGATGCACTAAGCTTCTGCAAGGGTATGTTGAAAAGGACAGTTCGATGCATTAAGCTTTTGCAAGGATTTATTCTACACAATTTTACCCTGTATTTCCTCAAAGCAAAAAGGTTGACCTTGTGGTGTTTTCTCAATTTGGTTTATGGTTTATTTTGAACTTACAAAATAAAACATTGCAAcctaaaacataataacataaacCTACATAGGGCAAATCAATAAACCGTACCTAATCGATAAATCGAACCAAATCGAAAAAAACCCAattagtggtttggtttggtgtttggaaaaaaaacccgatcattatagggttggtttggttttacctaaaaaaagtcaaaccgaaccaaaaCCGACCCGATtctagatatactacttttaaattatgttatacataaaaat
This Solanum dulcamara chromosome 1, daSolDulc1.2, whole genome shotgun sequence DNA region includes the following protein-coding sequences:
- the LOC129883561 gene encoding cell wall / vacuolar inhibitor of fructosidase 1-like; its protein translation is MKILIFLMMFLAIVLVTNGNNNLVETTCKNTPNYELCVKTLVSDKRSGTARDITTLALIMVDAIKSKANQAANTISKLRHSNPPAAWKDPLKNCAFSYKVILTASMPEAIEALTKGDPKFAEDGMVGSSGDAQECEEYFKATTTKYLPLSKLNIVVHELSDIGRAIVRNLL
- the LOC129883555 gene encoding cell wall / vacuolar inhibitor of fructosidase 1-like gives rise to the protein MKFLIFLMMFLALVLVTNGNNNNLVESTCKNTPNYELCLKTLSSDKRSETAGDVTTLALIMVDAIKSKANQAANTISKLRQSNPPLAWKDPLKKCAFSYKVILTVSMPEAIEALTKGNPKFAEDAMVGSSGDAQECEEYFKATTTKYLPLSKLNIVVHELSDVGRAIVRNLL
- the LOC129895495 gene encoding DELLA protein RGL2-like → MDLQIKMGMQWTILMQALVTHQHNAENPLEYLKITAFLGVQSRTNVEETDCYGGRYPGSHFDIDPEEAIVVYSQYLLSNMLTQQDRLDFLMGFIKGLYENNESTRTTMESEVMWHGIRNIVAVEGEERTIRHVTIELWRKYFKRFGMEEMKMSNSSLYQAKMVVEKFSSGNSFTLEMNENFIAIGWKGTPLNSLSAWKFHKRSVFHRAYITL